GGCCTCTCGTAAGTAAGACAGACTCATAGTTCTAaaatcctgggtacgccactgtTAACACCtacacatatttaaattaattttcagtaatttttgtGCCAGTGAAAATACTGTTACATTTAactcagtttattattttattattaatattatttcttttatggTTTATACTAcacaaaaactatattaatatgtttaaaaaattaacactaaaaataatattttaaaaaaccacttgcaattttaaataatgcacTCACTGATAAAATATGATGCCTATGATAAAATAGGCTAACCGCAGATGACATTTCCATCAAAAACTTGCACAATCTATGGACATCCACATTTGCTGACAACAAGTGTTCAACAGATTGTTGAATAACCAAAGGAAACACTGATAAATGGTTAAGAATTAAAATCCATTCTtcctaaattataaacataatattattcattgtaatttaaaacttctaaaCCAGTGTCAGACACTAGAAAAAAAGTAATGGTATATCAGATCACAATAGGCCTTTATACAGATTTTCTACtatctatacaaatatgaatAGTAAAGTTATagatattaagaaattaattgcatgtttataattttgattacataattatatgaatttttttgttatataagtgcatacatgacaaaataaatatctcATGGGagcataactaaaataatatttttataaccacAAAAAAACGATTCAGATGAGCCAACTATGTGGTCGAAAAATTCTAGTTTACGCCCCTGGTGTCATCATATAACATAGCTCACTTTACTAGTCAACAATCCAAAGTTAATTGAACCAATGTCTGGTAAAGGTTCATAGTGATTTTCAATAACGCCTTTTTCATACGCTTTCCATACTTGACACAGCCTTGAATAATTGTACATTATGAAAATACcacctaaaaaaaaaggaaccaaataaatttaaattgtacattttaagcacaaaaatatttatttaaacaaactgTCTTTATTTGATGTATCACATTCTGTATTAATAACTTTACAATGACGGACACTTAATAATTCATAGACAATTGATGCATGGCATAGTTTTGAAATGATATCAATTGGATATTCATCAGATTCAATACGATTAGCAGACATTTTAGTAATAGCCTCTTGTTTTCGCCTGAAAACCCAAAATAATAGATTATGTCccgaataggtatattaaattaattaattatatgctCACTGTTTATACTGTTTGGCTGTCACATTACAAACAACATTACCACACAATATAAGATTATCGTTGCATGGCTTGTTTTTTTTCGACACCAATAAATGCAGTCCATTACTTCCTATCGTATAGCCATTTGTTTTGGCCATATTTTGAATTGCTTCTTTCAATAGGGCAATGCGTAAGCATGTAACTGAATCGTTACACTCATCAGAACTGACTGAAACTACCTATGTTCACAAAAAACTAGTCTTAGATACTAACTGATGTTTTTGAGACAATGAGATCATATACTTTACAGTGCCTTGGTGATCATCATTGCTACCATATTTACAGCCAGATATTAATATCTCTTTCATCACTGTGGATGTccataattctttttttaaccatattgaTGTATAATCTGAAGACCATGAGCATCGTTCAACAATTGTCAAGTCCTCCACTAACTTTTCAACAACGTTTTGTAAATCCTAGGAAATAACAAacgcatatattttaaatatagattgaAATTTCAAACTTTTAGTGATTTAATATGTTTAGCAACACTCACTTTAGTTGAATAGAAACGGATGTGCCCGTTAATGTGGTGTTTTATCATTGGCAATTTAATGTCAATGTCAAGATCCACATGGGTCCGGATAAACAATCGCAATGCTTTGAAGAAATTTTCCAAAATGTACATGATTGCAATACTATAGTCAGTTGCTGAACTAGATCCAAATGATTCAACtcgtataataaaactaatttaatattatcacattagAAGCTACGCTCAGCAAGTTAGAACTAAAATAAAGACTAACTACCtactttattactttttaaatagtttttattgtcACTctctttttttaacaaaaactaCGCCAACTATTTATTGAAATAGTTGCTGAATGCTGGATCTTTTGCATTCAGAATTCTGTATTCATAATCATTTTTCCAAAACGACAATTTAAGatcacagattataatataagatgtaacattataaaattattataacattagtaCGTACAGTAGAAACCAGAAGGCAACAGTAGAAGACAATATAATTAGCGACAAGACAGTGACAACTGAAATACAAATACTGAatacaaataagtaaataacGAAATTTTAGGAGTGCGAAGTTATCAATTTGTTGACCTTATCATTGATAAGAATGTGTACAATGGATTGCCTATACAAGTCCCAAACATAATTCAAAATTCTTATAAGGACTTATACCAATATTACACACCACCTAGGTCCTAGAtggaattgtatattataatattatcgtcatatCGACAACTTTGAACTATCACAACTTTTGAACAAATAAGTTTCCGCATggtttttcaaacatttttgaattcagCATACTAAAACacgaattttgaaaacaaaaaaattgaacattcaaaatatattattataacatatcagctttaaaccttatattatattcgtgttgtaatttaattattaccaaaCAAATTTAACTTCTACAACACTGTGTCTAGAGACACCAGTGGGAGGATGCATTTCAAGAATGTCTATAGACTCGTGGACTAGTTTGTATGGTTACATTTAGCATGCGACAAACAACTGAAAGAGAAAACCAAATTACGTTGCAACTTGCAGATAACAATGATTTCTGTAAAAGAATAGAAGAACAACTTTGGGTTGGTTCTGCTGACTGTTGATCGTTCATTTAGTATGTCACGAGTGTGTCAAAGagggaaaacaaatagtgcgctgacctCCTAACCGGCAACCAACCTTTTTATTCTATCACATAAGTAAAGGTTGTAAACCTATCAACTTGGAAGTTTCGGTCAAACAGTTGAGTGGCCTTTGCAATTCAAGATCCTTTCCCACGTTTTATCCACTTCTTCTTCTCCCTTCTCTCACAGCTGAAAGGGTCCGTGCATTAACCGGACATCTTCATTTTTCGTCAAAATCggatttttttaacttatatacaaaataataataaaatcgttataTAACAACAACTGACTAGATAATATATGAGCTTAAACTTTAAGATAGTATTATTTTGATGCTAAAGTTAGTTTGTCCAATCTATTGTCTCCTGAAGGAAGACGAATATGTCTGGTGATAGAAGAACTGGTCCAAGTATATCGTATAAGTCTTCGGATAATTGATCGCGATTCCATGCATTCAAGGTATGCGTCACATTcggtaaaaatgtgttttattgtaAGTTTGACCCCGCAAGAGGTACATGAGGGGGATCTTCTCGGGACATTAGGTAACCACTAACCATGGGTTATTCTGGTGTGACCTATTCTTAGGCTGTggcaaggtgtattgatacacCTTGGGCTGTTGATGATAGTTTCCTTTTCCTATCAGtatgaatgtatatattactatgatTGTTAGGACAGTGAAGAATAGTAACAactgttgtttttatttcattaagttTTGTTTTGCACATGTATTTTTCCAAGCTTGTAATGATATAAGTTTTATTGTTCTTATggtattttgaaaaatggtgAGCGGAATGATGTGTAAGGAAGTTAAAGAGGCTGTGTACTTGCATATCGGCTTTTTCCTCAGCTTTTTCGTTACCTTCGATTGATGAATGACCTGGTACCCACGTTATTTTGACCGTGTTTCCATTGGAATGGCGGGCGgagattattttattgtttcccCTCTATATTTGTAaacccaaataataaatacctaatttcgTTGTATACAGAGTAACTCATTAAGAGTAAATagattaagtataaaaaagaaaatattgtacctacaatctacattctattaaatgaaaattgtaaaatgaaaagtaataaataaaaataacgatttttaccAGCAAACAAAAGTCTAGtcgttacaaaatattgttgattgaatgaaaaactataaaatgatttatcataGCGAGAAGTCACTTGTAAAATGTACACATACACGGACCCAAACGTGTACTTTGTTCTATTGACAAGCGATTACTATAATACGATACGTCAGTCAATACTAAGTTataagtgaataaaaataatacatatatgatatatcgtgataaaatattataatgcatattatatagtaggtactaggtagtataatatataccatgttTTTGGCAAAAGTTAATTCAACATACTATATCttactatattaggtacctactaacagAAAATTAAATGACTTATTGTAACACATACTTAGAAATAGAGGTTGAAAATATCtcttttcaaaatcaattttcgtagagatagaataatttattattgaattcaaggcATCTATTACAGCCTACTCATTGAGAAGATACACTGAAAAACCTGATTTACAGCAGGGCGACTTTCcagctttataaaaataatttaatgttagaTAAATTAGGTCGCCGCTTTAATTCGCGTTTGGTTCACAGGCATATGTCAtcgttatgtttatattatattttattattcaattctaCTGAGTCACCCCACTCCTTAGAACTTTTCGCTTTTTGTGGTGGAGTGGTacaggggcgtatttacgggggcggATATGGGGACAAATCCACCCACATGactctttaaatacatgtctattattatattataattattacatcgtaatctgtaagctaaaattcttgtcattcgccccctacaaaaaatactaaatacgccactggagtGGTAGCGttggaaataatttaatgtaactatacgaaaaatattaatagcaaCAATAAAAACTGTTGAATATTGCAGGACATAAGAAAGCCCGTGTGTAGTATGTATagcactatttataatatataaatacctatataatgtaactGTACTGCGTTTGTGTTGTTCGTGCTTGCGTATTTTATGCAGCGTTCAGGAATATAATATGCGTCTACGTCACCCGGGTAGCAGATTTTCAgtggaaatattcaaatatatattggttttaGGACTAAAAGGTAAATATAAGCTTCAAAAGATTAGAGAAACAAACTTACGTATACATCGACTCATCGACTTAAATAAAGCTGGGTCATATCTGGAGTGCagactctaatatcaaaaagcTGCTATCTTCGTCCGTCTTCGTTTCGCTCCAAACTGAATGTATTGAGATATTTTGTGAGAATAACTTGAGCAGAACGAATTAATATGTGAGTAATTGTCGTATACTAAAGTACTGTTTAACGACTTGTCCGTTTATTATTGggttaggtattaatattttttaattcattgaaattattagaattgtGTCTCCGACGAATGATAACATTTTGCCATAGAggatcgatattataatattatgataaatccaTAGACCGTGTAGTCGTATGCGCTAATAGCTTCCGGCGTTGCAGACTTAACAAccgaattaaaaatttaaaatagaactaATTTAATAGAACTTCTTGTTCTACAGTGACCGCATCAAACCATCACCACTGAAgaacaatttttgttaaattgataaatataaaatatggtaatattCATAACTAAGATtaggtaaatttaaaacaaggttcctcataagtattattactggaattaaaaaataaagttgagaaaattccacaattttttttaagagagtctgatgttaaaaatttgacatttaatcttattatacaaaaaagtttcaatatcatttgttttatttccaGATATTTTTAAAGATCAGAAATGTTTTCACTTGTTCTTCGCTgacaaaaaaatcgttaaacATTAATTGGTAATGTTAATTATACCATCGTAATTTGAAGTATGTATTTTTCGATTCATTAATCATCAATActcattatattcatattacaaACACTTAGGTTAAGAGTTAACagacttattatagttatattggttattacttattactcgACAGAATAATCAAGTATGCACTATGCACTATgcgtatctaggattttttGCACGgtgggtaaataatataatttatttagacatattcagtaggtaggtatgtacatattattatatatttatatacaataagttgtgatgtatacaaaatttggAATCCGGAGGGAATATGACCCCAtaacaacccccccccccccccacacacccCCATCAAAACCATAGATACGCTACATAAAACACAGATTATTATCCATAATTATTGAAGTTTGTGCATACAACACCGCACACTCTAGAAGTTTGCCTTAACGAGCACTGTTCAATTATTGACTATACAACGGGACCCGTCACACAAGTCTCGCTGGGCATGGACCAATTgcgccaaaacaaaatttgtattttagcgtcaatataccaattgcgcaacttatattttagggtcagtgtaccaattgcgccgcttatattttacggtaaatataccaattgcgcttgtattcaaatttgccGCCTGGCGGCTATCttcaaatttagaaatattgttttttgatctaattccatcaacatca
This is a stretch of genomic DNA from Acyrthosiphon pisum isolate AL4f chromosome A3, pea_aphid_22Mar2018_4r6ur, whole genome shotgun sequence. It encodes these proteins:
- the LOC100571359 gene encoding DALR anticodon-binding domain-containing protein 3; the protein is MYILENFFKALRLFIRTHVDLDIDIKLPMIKHHINGHIRFYSTKDLQNVVEKLVEDLTIVERCSWSSDYTSIWLKKELWTSTVMKEILISGCKYGSNDDHQGTVVSVSSDECNDSVTCLRIALLKEAIQNMAKTNGYTIGSNGLHLLVSKKNKPCNDNLILCGNVVCNVTAKQYKQRKQEAITKMSANRIESDEYPIDIISKLCHASIVYELLSVRHCKVINTECDTSNKDSGIFIMYNYSRLCQVWKAYEKGVIENHYEPLPDIGSINFGLLTSKEEWILILNHLSVFPLVIQQSVEHLLSANVDVHRLCKFLMEMSSAVSLFYHRHHILSDPISSLLPLMYARLYLVKSSIQVYENVFQLLGIEAVSEM